The following are from one region of the Arachis duranensis cultivar V14167 chromosome 10, aradu.V14167.gnm2.J7QH, whole genome shotgun sequence genome:
- the LOC107471518 gene encoding uncharacterized protein LOC107471518, which yields MDRHDEQNSNPFATTDSDSDSDSVSCFVTDLFETRSEPSRHCSCGDVNINPFSGVVCDLHGEASLGLGFGAEIGSQNDNHSGVFDFSIGDNNGLGGLRVVGFGSDSDSAGEEGELDRAMEEFGSSGVRGFSDDDDHRVDGGGFDDFDVRLCWDSLCLEDQRTLNESFEWEEVEERVNDREDSSLVIDEVEVDDQSVASGFSHSEDPGEEALRYLEWEILLAVNNLERNSILEHEANVDSYLAVGDGYMYTAEYDVLFGQFLENESALKGSPPAAKSVVENLPVVELTKEELQGKNVACAICKDEILLEEKVTRLPCSHCYHGDCIMPWLSIRNTCPVCRFELPTDDPEYEQRKSRMAAHEMVELAMQRQV from the coding sequence ATGGATAGGCATGATGAGCAAAACTCCAATCCCTTCGCAACCACCGATTCCGATTCCGATTCCGACTCGGTGAGTTGCTTCGTCACCGATCTCTTCGAAACTCGCTCTGAGCCTTCTCGTCATTGCTCCTGCGGTGACGTCAACATAAACCCCTTCTCCGGCGTCGTTTGCGACCTTCACGGGGAAGCAtcgttagggttagggtttggaGCTGAAATTGGATCCCAAAATGACAATCACAGTGGTGTTTTCGATTTCTCGATAGGTGATAATAATGGTTTGGGTGGGCTTAGGGTTGTTGGATTCGGATCCGATTCGGATTCGGCTGGAGAGGAAGGTGAGCTTGATCGAGCTATGGAGGAGTTCGGTTCTTCTGGTGTGCGTGGTtttagtgatgatgatgatcatagGGTTGATGGTGGAGggtttgatgattttgatgtTAGGTTGTGTTGGGATAGTCTCTGTTTGGAGGATCAGAGGACCTTGAATGAGAGTTTTGAATGGGAGGAGGTAGAGGAGAGGGTGAATGATAGGGAAGATTCCAGTTTGGTGATTGATGAGGTTGAGGTTGATGATCAATCAGTGGCGTCCGGGTTTTCGCACAGCGAGGATCCCGGCGAGGAGGCGTTGAGGTACCTGGAGTGGGAAATTCTCTTGGCTGTGaacaatttggagaggaattcaATCTTGGAACATGAAGCCAATGTGGATTCTTATTTAGCAGTTGGGGATGGTTATATGTACACTGCTGAGTATGATGTTCTGTTTGGGCAGTTTCTGGAGAATGAGAGTGCCTTGAAGGGTAGTCCCCCTGCGGCGAAGAGTGTCGTGGAGAATCTTCCGGTGGTTGAGTTGACAAAGGAGGAGTTGCAGGGGAAGAATGTGGCTTGTGCTATTTGTAAAGATGAGATATTGTTGGAGGAGAAGGTGACTAGGCTTCCTTGCTCGCACTGTTATCATGGGGATTGCATTATGCCTTGGTTGAGTATTCGTAACACTTGCCCTGTTTGTCGATTTGAGTTGCCTACCGATGATCCTGAATACGAGCAGAGGAAGAGCCGGATGGCTGCTCACGAGATGGTGGAGCTTGCAATGCAGAGGCAAGTTTGA